Proteins encoded by one window of Brienomyrus brachyistius isolate T26 chromosome 1, BBRACH_0.4, whole genome shotgun sequence:
- the pabpn1 gene encoding polyadenylate-binding protein 2 isoform X6 — protein sequence MAEFGNGLTEESLLDSDPGHPELEDTGVGDEEPGLDEGEASVEDPELEAIKARVREMEEEAEKLKELQNEVEKQMNLSPPPAGPVIMSLEEKMEADGRSIYVGNVDYGATAEELEAHFHGCGSVNRVTILCDKFTGHPKGFAYIEFADKESVRTAMALDESLFRGRQIKVGAKRTNRPGISTTDRGFPRARFRSRGGNFSSRARYYSGYTPPRGRGRAFRGRGRATSWYSPY from the exons ATGGCGGAGTTCGGTAACGGGCTAACGGAGGAGTCGCTACTGGACTCCGATCCGGGACACCCGGAGCTGGAAGATACAGGGGTGGGCGACGAGGAGCCTGGTCTGGATGAGGGAGAGGCCTCTGTGGAAGATCCG GAGCTGGAGGCCATAAAAGCCCGGGTACGAGAGATGGAGGAGGAAGCGGAGAAGCTGAAGGAGCTACAGAACGAGGTGGAAAAACAGATGAACCTGAGCCCTCCACCCG CAGGCCCAGTCATTATGTCCCTCGAGGAGAAAATGGAGGCTGATGGGAGGTCAATCTATGTAGGAAAC GTGGATTATGGGGCGACAGCAGAGGAGCTGGAAGCTCACTTCCATGGGTGCGGCTCGGTCAACAGAGTCACCATACTGTGTGACAAGTTCACGGGCCATCCCAAAGG GTTTGCTTATATCGAGTTCGCGGACAAAGAGTCTGTGAGGACGGCGATGGCACTGGATGAGTCTCTGTTCAGGGGAAGGCAGATCAAG GTTGGAGCTAAGAGAACCAACCGACCAGGCATCAGCACCACAGACCGCGGGTTTCCCCGTGCTCGTTTCCGCTCACGAGGGGGGAATTTCTCATCCCGGGCACGGTACTACAGTGGGTACACCCCCCCACGAGGCAGAGGGCGGGCCTTCAG GGGCCGAGGGCGAGCGACATCGTGGTATTCCCCTTACTAA
- the pabpn1 gene encoding polyadenylate-binding protein 2 isoform X5 has product MAEFGNGLTEESLLDSDPGHPELEDTGVGDEEPGLDEGEASVEDPELEAIKARVREMEEEAEKLKELQNEVEKQMNLSPPPGPVIMSLEEKMEADGRSIYVGNVDYGATAEELEAHFHGCGSVNRVTILCDKFTGHPKGFAYIEFADKESVRTAMALDESLFRGRQIKVGAKRTNRPGISTTDRGFPRARFRSRGGNFSSRARYYSGYTPPRGRGRAFRFQDQWRLTTPPPVAAAPPTVSAASLSLSAPAMHTHPILSVWGGGQGDHRPAAGGIYYNSKR; this is encoded by the exons ATGGCGGAGTTCGGTAACGGGCTAACGGAGGAGTCGCTACTGGACTCCGATCCGGGACACCCGGAGCTGGAAGATACAGGGGTGGGCGACGAGGAGCCTGGTCTGGATGAGGGAGAGGCCTCTGTGGAAGATCCG GAGCTGGAGGCCATAAAAGCCCGGGTACGAGAGATGGAGGAGGAAGCGGAGAAGCTGAAGGAGCTACAGAACGAGGTGGAAAAACAGATGAACCTGAGCCCTCCACCCG GCCCAGTCATTATGTCCCTCGAGGAGAAAATGGAGGCTGATGGGAGGTCAATCTATGTAGGAAAC GTGGATTATGGGGCGACAGCAGAGGAGCTGGAAGCTCACTTCCATGGGTGCGGCTCGGTCAACAGAGTCACCATACTGTGTGACAAGTTCACGGGCCATCCCAAAGG GTTTGCTTATATCGAGTTCGCGGACAAAGAGTCTGTGAGGACGGCGATGGCACTGGATGAGTCTCTGTTCAGGGGAAGGCAGATCAAG GTTGGAGCTAAGAGAACCAACCGACCAGGCATCAGCACCACAGACCGCGGGTTTCCCCGTGCTCGTTTCCGCTCACGAGGGGGGAATTTCTCATCCCGGGCACGGTACTACAGTGGGTACACCCCCCCACGAGGCAGAGGGCGGGCCTTCAG GTTTCAGGACCAGTGGAGGCTGACCACCCCTCCGCCTGTGGCTGCGGCGCCCCCCACAGTGTCGGCGGcgtcactgtctctctctgcccccgctATGCACACTCACCCCATCCTgtctgtgtggggtggggggcaaggcGACCACAGGCCTGCTGCCGGGGGCATTTATTATAACAGTAAACGCTGA
- the pabpn1 gene encoding polyadenylate-binding protein 2 isoform X4: MAEFGNGLTEESLLDSDPGHPELEDTGVGDEEPGLDEGEASVEDPELEAIKARVREMEEEAEKLKELQNEVEKQMNLSPPPAGPVIMSLEEKMEADGRSIYVGNVDYGATAEELEAHFHGCGSVNRVTILCDKFTGHPKGFAYIEFADKESVRTAMALDESLFRGRQIKVGAKRTNRPGISTTDRGFPRARFRSRGGNFSSRARYYSGYTPPRGRGRAFRFQDQWRLTTPPPVAAAPPTVSAASLSLSAPAMHTHPILSVWGGGQGDHRPAAGGIYYNSKR; encoded by the exons ATGGCGGAGTTCGGTAACGGGCTAACGGAGGAGTCGCTACTGGACTCCGATCCGGGACACCCGGAGCTGGAAGATACAGGGGTGGGCGACGAGGAGCCTGGTCTGGATGAGGGAGAGGCCTCTGTGGAAGATCCG GAGCTGGAGGCCATAAAAGCCCGGGTACGAGAGATGGAGGAGGAAGCGGAGAAGCTGAAGGAGCTACAGAACGAGGTGGAAAAACAGATGAACCTGAGCCCTCCACCCG CAGGCCCAGTCATTATGTCCCTCGAGGAGAAAATGGAGGCTGATGGGAGGTCAATCTATGTAGGAAAC GTGGATTATGGGGCGACAGCAGAGGAGCTGGAAGCTCACTTCCATGGGTGCGGCTCGGTCAACAGAGTCACCATACTGTGTGACAAGTTCACGGGCCATCCCAAAGG GTTTGCTTATATCGAGTTCGCGGACAAAGAGTCTGTGAGGACGGCGATGGCACTGGATGAGTCTCTGTTCAGGGGAAGGCAGATCAAG GTTGGAGCTAAGAGAACCAACCGACCAGGCATCAGCACCACAGACCGCGGGTTTCCCCGTGCTCGTTTCCGCTCACGAGGGGGGAATTTCTCATCCCGGGCACGGTACTACAGTGGGTACACCCCCCCACGAGGCAGAGGGCGGGCCTTCAG GTTTCAGGACCAGTGGAGGCTGACCACCCCTCCGCCTGTGGCTGCGGCGCCCCCCACAGTGTCGGCGGcgtcactgtctctctctgcccccgctATGCACACTCACCCCATCCTgtctgtgtggggtggggggcaaggcGACCACAGGCCTGCTGCCGGGGGCATTTATTATAACAGTAAACGCTGA
- the ngdn gene encoding neuroguidin produces MASPSQENDVVLSDLPAAVRLLNNLTEQVVAVTNHVQGLLNRVKDGVYPTNKGLSFLDLRYQLLLFYLQDVTHIVSVKTEGGSIRESAALHRLVTVRTVLEKMRPLDQKLRYQVDKLVRTALTGSLAENDPLHFRPNPENLISKLSESESEEEGAEGSEKRVSSGGHKKYVPPRIAPMHYEGDMTEDDRQKEKEEKRRRAALHSSVIQELRQQYSDAPEEIRDRRDFQTERQSREELHRKEYEESMMVRLAVTRRERKARKRGIRGMSSQLSSITRFSDITALTGEEGQAPDSSRPKKKKKMMKKKTKKRAFRRHR; encoded by the exons ATGGCGTCTCCCTCACAGGAAAAC GATGTGGTGTTGAGCGATTTGCCCGCCGCTGTCCGTTTGCTGAACAACCTCACTGAGCAG GTGGTTGCAGTGACAAATCACGTCCAGGGTTTGCTAAACAGAGTTAAAGATGGAGTGTACCCTACCAACAAG GGGTTGTCTTTTCTGGATCTGCGCTACCAGCTGCTACTCTTCTACCTGCAAGACGTGACTCATATTGTGAGTGTGAAGACGGAGGGAGGCAGCATAAGAGAGAGTGCTGCCCTCCACAGGCTGGTCACCGTCAGGACA GTTCTTGAGAAGATGCGTCCTTTGGACCAGAAACTGAGGTACCAGGTGGACAAGCTGGTCCGTACAGCACTGACTGGGAGTTTAG ctGAAAATGATCCTCTTCATTTTCGTCCAAACCCTGAGAATCTCATCAGCAAA CTCAGCGAGTCAGAATCTGAGGAAGAAGGAGCAGAGGGTTCTGAAAAAAGAGTGTCCTCTGGTGGCCACAAAAAGTATGTGCCACCCAGAATTGCCCCGATGCATTATG AGGGAGACATGACAGAGGATGACCGGcagaaggagaaggaggagaagcGGCGGCGTGCTGCCCTGCACAGCTCTGTGATCCAGGAGCTCCGACAGCAATACAGTGATGCTCCGGAGGAGATCCGGGATCGCCGGGACTTTCAGACGGAGCGGCAAAGCCGCGAGGAACTGCACAG GAAGGAGTATGAGGAGTCCATGATGGTGCGTCTGGCTGTGACCCGGAGGGAGAGGAAGGCACGGAAGAGGGGGATAAGAGGAATGTCCTCTCAGCTCAGCAGCATCACCCGATTCAGTGACATCACTGCCCTGACTGGTGAGGAGGGACAG GCACCAGACTCTTCTCGCCccaagaaaaagaagaaaatgatgaagaaaaaaacaaaaaagagag CTTTCAGACGGCACCGGTAG
- the pabpn1 gene encoding polyadenylate-binding protein 2 isoform X7: MEEEAEKLKELQNEVEKQMNLSPPPAGPVIMSLEEKMEADGRSIYVGNVDYGATAEELEAHFHGCGSVNRVTILCDKFTGHPKGFAYIEFADKESVRTAMALDESLFRGRQIKVGAKRTNRPGISTTDRGFPRARFRSRGGNFSSRARYYSGYTPPRGRGRAFRFQDQWRLTTPPPVAAAPPTVSAASLSLSAPAMHTHPILSVWGGGQGDHRPAAGGIYYNSKR, encoded by the exons ATGGAGGAGGAAGCGGAGAAGCTGAAGGAGCTACAGAACGAGGTGGAAAAACAGATGAACCTGAGCCCTCCACCCG CAGGCCCAGTCATTATGTCCCTCGAGGAGAAAATGGAGGCTGATGGGAGGTCAATCTATGTAGGAAAC GTGGATTATGGGGCGACAGCAGAGGAGCTGGAAGCTCACTTCCATGGGTGCGGCTCGGTCAACAGAGTCACCATACTGTGTGACAAGTTCACGGGCCATCCCAAAGG GTTTGCTTATATCGAGTTCGCGGACAAAGAGTCTGTGAGGACGGCGATGGCACTGGATGAGTCTCTGTTCAGGGGAAGGCAGATCAAG GTTGGAGCTAAGAGAACCAACCGACCAGGCATCAGCACCACAGACCGCGGGTTTCCCCGTGCTCGTTTCCGCTCACGAGGGGGGAATTTCTCATCCCGGGCACGGTACTACAGTGGGTACACCCCCCCACGAGGCAGAGGGCGGGCCTTCAG GTTTCAGGACCAGTGGAGGCTGACCACCCCTCCGCCTGTGGCTGCGGCGCCCCCCACAGTGTCGGCGGcgtcactgtctctctctgcccccgctATGCACACTCACCCCATCCTgtctgtgtggggtggggggcaaggcGACCACAGGCCTGCTGCCGGGGGCATTTATTATAACAGTAAACGCTGA